TCCTCCCAATTTTCTGCAGTGTCTAGGATTACTGCCTATACTTGAATCGCTTTTTTTATAACTCCAAAACACTTACCTTGTAGGAATTAAAACTGGCATATTTGGCTCACAATCAAGCCTTGGTTGCTGCCAAGAACTTGAAGTTGCTAATGAGTGGTGGAAACAAAACTAATCTGTCTACCTACACGCCTGCTCCACCAGTGGCAATCGTTTCACTTGGACGAAGAGATGGGATTCTGCAATTTCGTTGCCTTACTCTTTCTGGGCGTATTCCTGGTATGATAAAATCTGGAGATATGTTTGTGACAAAATCACGTAAGGAGCTTGGTTTGAGTTCTTAGttgattcatatataataagctcttttcttgatttttatataataagCGCAGGAATCCTGGGTTTGATGAACTATTTCTCTGTAGTTTGACAGTCTGAAAGTGTTTAGAGTTTGTCATGCGGATACTCATGTCGCAAATTTAAGAATCTTTCTCATAATACTTTGTGCATCGATTAATTTAGATAATCTTTAATGATATTTGATTAACATCGGttttaattaaaatgcaaaaacaatgtgagacggatctcttatttaggttattcataaaaatgtattattttttatgctaagagtattacttttattgtgaatatgagtaggattgaccgtctcacagattatgatccgtgagacggtctcacacactctaattaaaattatttatcaatctaaataaatcaaaaatcaaaagataaaatatcatgaccacaagcatgttcacttataatatcatacatttttcaatacttttttttattttttgtgtgatttttttataattgcaaccctcttaaatcataaaagaatttttttcatTCAAATATCAGTCATAAagaaaaaacaattaaaaataacataataaTAGATTTTATGAATGCACAGACCACAATTTACTCATCGACCACACATATCGATAATTAAACTTTTGGTCTTtgcaatttatatattttttaaaattttggttttAGGTGACCGACGCAAATGCTGACATGAATTTCTAAAGAAAAACTTTCATGTATCGTGATTTTTTTAGAATATTATGTTGTCTTTCAAAAATCCATGTCAACACTACTCACAACCACCACATAAGCAATTTTCAATAGATAGACGGGACATCAGTCAATAAATGcccaaaaatgaaaaaataaaataaattatagaacaaaaaatacaaattcattGTTAACACGACTAAAAGTCGAGAAGTGCAAATAACATGTCTTAAGacttaaattgtgattttctcaTATGTTTAATGATTCTCAACTAAAagacttttaattttaaaaaaatatcatattaatattaaaataaaaccactacattttatttatatttatatttaattttgatttttaaattttttaacttcTCATATACATGAAATTAGTTTACATTTCTCTAGAATTACATATTATGgacaattaattttatattagaatttttttttttttttgcaattttCTATTGATGACGATTAATCTCAtgttattaaaatttaaaatactacgaataaaacagatatatgtaataaaatataaatttaattaagaaGATAATACGTTAAATAATAGATAAAAATATTACAAGTAAAAGCTTTGATctaacaaataataataaattatctctataaattcatatttataagattatctcataaattaaataaaaaaatagaaatggatttctttttttatttcctTATTAATTTTTTCTATAAATAAAACTGAAAATAAATCATACTATATTAGAGTTTAAGCATTTTTGATTGCAAATGCCATGTTTCTGCTTGATGTATTCATGGTGTTATGATTACCAATGGCTCTCTGTCTTTCTTCTTGTACCACAAGAGCAAACACTCTACTGATCGGGGGCAAAGGATCAAGAAGCAAGATTTGACTTCTAACGTGATTGAATGAATCATTTAAACCCATAAGAAAAATCATGGTATAATCCATTTGAACATATTCTTCCAAGTTCTTGACTCCATCGCAACTACATTTCCCACAGCTACACATAGGCCTAAAATGATTCAATTCTTCCCAAATTGCTTTGATTTTGGTAAAGTAAACACTAACCGAGTCCTGATCTTGTTTGAGAGTAATCAAGTCTCTGCGCAATTGAAAAATTCTAGGGCCATTGCTTTGCTGAAAGCGATCCTTCAGATCGTTCCAGATTTCTTTTGCCGAGTCCGCAAATAAAATGCTTGCTGAGATATCCTTAGATACTGAATTTAGTAACCAAGAAATGACGATGTTATTGTTTCTGATCCACGCATTTAGCAAATCTACTTCCGAATCTGTTGGTTTGAGAATCGATCCGTCAACAAATCCCAGCTTGTTCTTGACAGAAAGAGCAATACGCATCGCTCTGCTCCATGACGCAAAATTATCCCTTGTGAGTGGCTGAGAAACGAGTACAAGTCCAGGATTATCAGAATAGTGTAGAAAATATGGACTGGAAGGATCATCAGATATCGATCGAATGGGTGAATGCCACACCGATGGATTTGAGTTCGCCATTGATATGAGATTTTAGAGGTCTGAAAAGAAGCCCGCCTTCGAACCGAAATGCAATTGAAAAATGTCTATTGAATCACCGATCAAATTCGAATCGTAGGCTGATGTTCATCACctgaaaaaaataaaagctctgataccatattgcAGCTGATGAACGAAGAGAAAAAAGTATTTTTTGTATTCAGAAAAAGTGAAAAATGAGTTACAAGCATCTCTCATGTTTTATCTTCTGCATGCATGTGCTAATAACCGTTTCTAACTAACTCCAACTATCTAACTTCCAATCTATTTTGCTTAAACTCTAATATACTAATCTACAAATAAACGttataaaaatttacaaaagaaCACCTAGAATTTACCTACTCTCAAAGTCTAATTTCATTTCAAAAGTtcctattttaaaaaatataataattgaaTAGAAGTACTTTCATTAGGTGCCAATTGAGTGAGTATATTTCTTATTATTTGGTCTAGATTATACTCATTTTCATCTTTCATAcatttttacaaaattaaatGCGAATTTATAATATTGgttaactaatttattattttaatttttcattcgtttgtgtatatatatgacGGAAACCATTGAGAACATACTTAAGTGCATGAATTAATTCTTAATGAAAAATAATGTGAATTTTGAAGTATAAATGAATGGAAGAAACTCGAAAAATTGAGTGATTAAAATAGAAATGatgataataataacaataatttcaaaattatttaaataatttatatatatatatatatatatatatatatatatataaagttgaTATTTACactctatttttgttatttgtaTTTATTGTGAACAAACTTTAAATACAAAGTGAAATATAGATAATACAAAATAAAGTGTGAATACCAATTTATAAGTCGATGATAATGTATTTTTTTAACGGGAAAACAAATAAATCACataataaaaactcaaattgCTTTCACTAATATGATCATGTtataggtaaaaacttgtgtgagacggtttcatgggtcgtatttgtgagacgtgtatcttatttgagtcacttatgaaaaagtattactttttatgataagagtattacttttacagtgaatatgggtagggttgacccgtctcacagattatgattcgtgagacggtctcacatgaaactcaaTCCATGTTATATCTACTTGTGTCAAAAAACATCTAGAAAGACTCGgatcttaaaaaaaatttagaaaattatatattatcgtTTCAAAATACACGAGTTGAGTTTTCCTTCCAATccttaaattaacttaaactttgACCATAAATTGCTGGTACTTGGAAGCCGCCGATCGAGATTGAGGAAattgtttttcttttcaaagaaaaatatttctttgacaACAATTTTTAGCATAATTTCATCCATTGATTAGTCTGTTGTGTCTAGAATCTACCAAACCCATTCAACGGTCGATGTAACGTTAAAGTCAAAATGTTTGAACCTTACTtttcttaatattttttattaataataatggtGCCCTTCAAGCCTGTCCAGATCATGTAATCACGAATTTTTATAGTTTGaatcatattttatattattgatatttatattatgaaattttgaaacaaatttgaatatgatataattaaatttaatataaatgttCTATTTGATATACTTTATAAATGGTTCAAAAACTATGTATCTAAGTATATTGTTAAATACACATGTATATTTCTACGAATTTTTTTTAACCATGTAATTATAAAAACATAATGATACAATTAAACATTTATTGCTTGACTATTGTTGattcaattaaaaatatatatatgattgaaaACAATAATACTTACATTTCGTTTGAAACTGATTTTGTCATGACTCCCTGATTTGAAAAttacaaagaaaaaaataaaaaagatttaaGTATTTTAGAatcagattaaagtttggaaagGCAGAGaaactttttaaaaatttataaacttTTAATCGTTCTTAATAGTTTTAAAGTTGTTAAGAAATATTCTTGAACGATTAGATTTGTTGGACTATTAAAAATAAGTAAGTGTGGAACAGTCCGACTTCACTGTTGATGAAATATATTTGATATAAACGGTTTGAAATAAGATTTGCAAGAATGTAAAGTGTGTAATAAAATAACACAAGTATTTTTATGGAGGTCtgcatataaaaataatatgacATCCCTTATTTCACTTGGATAAATTTCcactaaaagattttggtttTACAACGTCTTGTAacaactcatttcagttattactTATCACTGAATAGATTGAAATTCTTAATGAGCATTTTACAAATCAAGatatttaagaatactctattcACCACACAACGATATAAAAACCTGGCCCTACGGTCGGTTTGACAGCTGAGTTATTGGTGTAGCACGAAATGATCCTCGATGATCCGATATAAACTGAGAAGAACTTGCTTAAGTGAGCAGGttgtcataaaaaatattaggtGTACtcgaatatattaaaatatgaagGATTGAGATAAATTCATTGATGGAATCTCTAGGCTTATTCTCTTCAAAGTTTTGCATATTTATAATTGAAAGCTCAAACgaccgattttttttttcaacgaTCATTTGTATTATCACTCGACATAATGGACATGTCGTTTTCGTTCGTCATATGTATCATTAAATGCTCATTTAATGATTTTTGTGCTTTCGCTACTTTAATCTTTTGTTTTTCGTAAAGTTGATACACCATGTTCGAAATATGTAACTTTATGTTATTCCTAAGTTGATAAGATACTATATATGAAATCATTTTACATAGGGCAGACATTTGAAGTACTTGACTTCAATATCTTTTATGAAAACAACTATTTTATGACCGGTGGTGGCAGTGCGAGATATCAATAGTTTGAACACATGTACTACATGTGAGTTTGACATATGATACCTTGCAATCGGATTTAAAAATTATTGCCAAAACATCTTAGTCTTCTAATGGTATTGTTTGAATAGTTTGAACTGACCAACGGTGTGAAAACCTGAAAATATAATAAGAGAACGACCAGACCTAAAATAActcgatgttgttattttgttcCTAACCCAAACTtagaataatttaaattaatatgttATTGTTTGAAAATGTTTAAAAAGTGAAGTGTTAGAATGTGAATttagattatatttttttatatttgttgtaaataaatatattttgaaattaattatattgAATTTGGGAATTGGGATTGCGTCAGTGTTTTGAAAAGTTTACCTCTTGCTCAAGCAAGCAGTATGATTATATATCCGACAAGCATTTGGCTCCCTTCCTTACTACGAATCTACGATAACACAGCACAATTGTTCATTGCTCAGTTACTTTAGTTTTGTGGTGAGCGATGGAGCGCTTAACCGGAGAAAAGAAAAGGGTGGTCGTGGTTGGCGGCGGAGTCGGCGGTTCTATGATTGCCCATACGCTTCAAAACGATGCTGATGTTGTCCTCATTGATCCGTCAGTCTGCTATCTTTCTTCGATTCCTTATTTTTTACAGTATTATTGGGTGTGTGTTTTAGCTCGATGAGTCGTTTTACACGTGGCTTGATTGCTTTGGCTGGCCTTTCTTTGATTAGATTTACGAAGTACTTGGTTTCGATTTCGATAGTGTTGTTGCCGGGGTGTAGATAAACGAACAATTCAATGAGGGTTGGTGGTATTGACCTAAAATATGATCATGATTGCAGGGTAAATAGACTTCTGACTGAAATCAGTAACAAAAAAGAATTAACTTTTTATTGTTGAGATCCAGTGTTTTTCACATGATTTGTTGTATAATCTTAATTGAGCTGTAACCTCCTAAGAGATTGGTTTCATTTGATTTGTCGAAACATAATACAGGAAGGAGTATTTAGAGATCCCCTGGGCAAAATTGAGAGCCATGGTCGAACCCTCATTTGCGGAAAGAATTTTGATCAATCACTCAGATTACCTTCCTAACGCTGAAGTTATTACATCTGCTGCAACTGGCATTACAGAAACTAATGTATTGACTGCCCAAGGTCATTCGATTGGGTATGATTATCTCGTCATTGCCACAGGCCATGCACACACCGGTGATTTTACGAAAGCTGAGAGGCTTCATTACTTTCAAGCAGGTACAATAGCTAAAAGGAAGCAACTGTGGAATGTGATTATTACAGTATTGGCATAGCAATTCAATGTGTTGGTTGTTCGAAGCTATATCTTGTATTGGATGAATCCAAATATATGTGGGTTCTGCATGAAAAAATACCTCTGGGATGTGTGATCCATATCTATAATACAAGATTATATCTCCTCTTGTGGTATAGAATAACCCCTCAATGACCTCTGTCAAAGTTGTCTTCATTTGCTTGTTTTTAACCTTCCTTTTTAATTGAAATTGCATGCTTTTAAAAACCATGATTCCCATTTGGCCAGTGATGTCATAATTTTCTCATGGCGTCTGAGTACTcatgaaattttatttgtttACTTGGGCTATTGGTCTGATATGATGCACTCATTTATATATGATTTGACCGAGTGAAATTCTAGATGGCATCCACAAAACATTAATAATTTGCTGGATCCGAACAGTTAATTTTTTACTTCCATCACAGCTGCGTATTTGTTTGTATGATTCTCTTGTTGCATTATTTGAGATTCTTCAttaaaatgtataaatttaatTGCCGATGCCTTTGCTGGCTTCTGACTTTCCTGTATGATGCAGAGCAAGAAAAGATAAAATCGGCCAATTCAATTTTGATTGTTGGAGGGGGGCCGACTGGTGTAGAGCTGGCAGGAGAAATCAGTGTAGATTTCCCTGATAAAAAAGTAACACTGGTGCACCGAGGATCAAGGTTATTGGAATTTATTGGAGAAAAAGCAGGGAAAAAAGCGCTAAATTGGTTGACTTCAAAGAAAGTTGAGGTCATTTTGAACCAATATGTCAATCTGGAATCTCAGAGTGATGGTGTTTACGAAACATCAGGTGGAGAGAGAATAGTAGCTGATTGCCATTTCCTGTGTGCGGGTGCGGGAATTGGCTCATCTTGGTTAAAGCAGACGATCTTGAGAGATGGCTTAGACACGGAAGGCAGGTTGATGGTTGATGCTAACTTGCGGATCAAGGGTCACCCAAATGCCTTCGCCATTGGAGATATAACTGATATTCCAGTAAGCTTTCTTTCTTTaatgcatcatttaattttacTCTTAAGGGATGTAATATCCTCGTATACATTATACCTTTATACACGACTTATGGAAGGCCTGCTAGTTGGACAAAATGACTTCGTGATCAACGAAGGAAGGAAAGATCAAATAAAAATCAAGATACTTAAGaaacttttatttaatttgacaCAAGTTTCTCTTGCTATGTTACTTTTGTCAATTCTATGTCTGCAACATATTTGGGAACACATAAGCACtgatgttttcagatttgaagcaTGAGAAAGGCTAAATTAACTCTGTCCCGGTTTTTTTAATGATCTCATGGTAGAGTATTGCTAAATCAGCTTGGATGCAGGTCCATGTGCCGAAACACTgaaaccttgatttttttttccttccacACAAATATACAATATGTTGGCAATACAACAAAATCTAGATTTTGCTGCTCTTGAAAGTGCCGCCTAATATCAAATTGATTTGCATATCAGTCTTGTTCAATAAATTATGAGTGCCACACAAACTATTCAATATTATCCCACACAAATCTTTACATGTGGGTGAGGAATATTTAGATACAAGTTTTGTTGGCTGGTCCAGGATTTTTCCGACAAAGACCCCTGATGTTTCTTATACTGCAAACGCTCGTGACATCTATTTATACTAGTAAATGGCCTATCTATGGTCTTGCCTTTTGGTAATACAAAATTACAAATACCTTAAAATGGAAACTTGAAACAATAATGTTTTAACATTTTTATTCCCTTTTCATTGCGTCAGTATGCTTTATAATTGAAAAAATGAGactaatttaactttttattctGTTGTCGTGTCAGCATTCTTTCTCATTGAAAATAGGAGACTATATAAATCTCTACTTGTGTCGCTCGTCGCTCTATGTAGTGAAGAGTTATGTACGGAGAATACTGTACTTGAATGGTTCAGTTATTATTTGAAATCGCTTCTTGTAGGAACTGAAGCTAGGATTTTTGACCAATAACCATGCCTTGGTTGCTGCCAAGAACTTGAAATTGCTAATGAGTGGCAGAAGCAAAACTAAACTGTCTACTTACACGCCTGCTGCACCAGCAGCTATCGTTTCACTTGGACGACGAGAAGGAATAATGCAAATCCGTTGTCTTACATTTTCTGGGCGTATTCCTGGGATGATGAAATCCGGAGATTTGTTTGTGACAAAATCGCGGAAAGAACGTGGTCTGAGGTCTTAGTTAAGTTATTGAAGATTTTCTGTGGCGtggctatatatttatatgcGTGTATTGTGTGTCTTTTCTTGATGTATTATTATCAATGGATTTGATTGAACTATCTCCCGCGTTGGGAATATTTGATTCACTGGTGCAGCGTGTAGCAATGCCCTGTAATTTTGTGTTTTCATGTGTAATATTTGAACAAGTGTAGTGTTTGAAGTTGAAATAAATCGggtcaaaatttcaaaaatgacAGTTTCTACTTTCTATATCTATACTATCTATACTATCTGTACTATTATATTAAAGATGAGCACAGATTGTACTACCTAGGATGGGACACCAAAATACTTTACTTCTACCATAATTCAAACTTTCAACACTCcatatttaaaagataaaaaaactAATTCTGTAATctgtaatttattattatttaaacaaattaaaaataataatagcacatgcaatgcatgtgcatcttttactagttattctatactatattattaagtgtgaggacCCATAGTAACTACTAGAGGACACAATTTTTCTAAtcttactattttttttttttttcaaattaagaTAAATATCCAGATGAGCAACCAATGATAGTAACTACACTGAGTGAGACACCaagttttttttccaattttaccctacagatattaatattacactttggttttttgttatttttttttcaaatttcaacacacacttttattttatttttttatttcacacaatttaaatatcaatttagtcaccccataaattatcaaattaacTTTAGTCCattgataatgataaaaatattgtacACACGCATCGCGTGTGCATAGTCACTAGTATATAATAAAAACTTAATGTTCTTTTCTCGTTTTATAACACCTAataattgttcaaaacatttttatgaaaagaTCTTACTTCAATCAAGAAAGAAAACtatgattatgttatatgtatttgttatacaAAAAaatagatctcttgtgagagatttcacaaatttttatccGGTCAACACtgctgatattcacaataaaaaataatattcttcacataaaaagtaatatttttcatagatgatcaaAATTAGAGATCtgactcacaaaatacgacctgtaataccgtctcacaagtttttgccaaaaaaaagACTAACTAAAAATGAGTTCGATTTTGTGACTTAGTCCAATTAAAGCAAGTTCGATTTTTTCGGATGAAATAGAAAGACCTTTCACGCGGTAAATTTCATGTTACCATAGTAAAAATATCTCCATATTTAATCACAGAAATGGGTCCCTCGTATATTGCATCTCATTACCCCTTT
This genomic interval from Primulina eburnea isolate SZY01 chromosome 16, ASM2296580v1, whole genome shotgun sequence contains the following:
- the LOC140816926 gene encoding uncharacterized protein gives rise to the protein MERLTGEKKRVVVVGGGVGGSMIAHTLQNDADVVLIDPKEYLEIPWAKLRAMVEPSFAERILINHSDYLPNAEVITSAATGITETNVLTAQGHSIGYDYLVIATGHAHTGDFTKAERLHYFQAEQEKIKSANSILIVGGGPTGVELAGEISVDFPDKKVTLVHRGSRLLEFIGEKAGKKALNWLTSKKVEVILNQYVNLESQSDGVYETSGGERIVADCHFLCAGAGIGSSWLKQTILRDGLDTEGRLMVDANLRIKGHPNAFAIGDITDIPELKLGFLTNNHALVAAKNLKLLMSGRSKTKLSTYTPAAPAAIVSLGRREGIMQIRCLTFSGRIPGMMKSGDLFVTKSRKERGLRS
- the LOC140817285 gene encoding uncharacterized protein; this encodes MANSNPSVWHSPIRSISDDPSSPYFLHYSDNPGLVLVSQPLTRDNFASWSRAMRIALSVKNKLGFVDGSILKPTDSEVDLLNAWIRNNNIVISWLLNSVSKDISASILFADSAKEIWNDLKDRFQQSNGPRIFQLRRDLITLKQDQDSVSVYFTKIKAIWEELNHFRPMCSCGKCSCDGVKNLEEYVQMDYTMIFLMGLNDSFNHVRSQILLLDPLPPISRVFALVVQEERQRAIGNHNTMNTSSRNMAFAIKNA